The following DNA comes from Ooceraea biroi isolate clonal line C1 chromosome 11, Obir_v5.4, whole genome shotgun sequence.
CGGCGCCTGGCGTCAGACTGGCTCGGCGATGACATTACGCGGTGGTGTGTGTTGGAGTTACAATGGCGCAAGCGCGCCACTCGCACCGGAGGAGGATACTCGACTATCCACCCTCCCGGTCCCTCCGTCGCAGCAGTTCCTCCGATTCCGCCACCTTcgatcctcctctctctctctctctctctctctctctttctctgtcacTTCGTCATTTCTTCTCTGTCGAATGCTCGCGCTCTATTGCCGTCTCGGTCGATTGCGCTCTGCGTCGTATCCACCCTTGTCTTACCTTCCCCGATTTTCCGGCTTCCTCGCACGTCttttctccctctctatcTCTGTCCTTCTTTTTGTGGAGATTCTTTGCGTCTCGATTCCTCGCGCGAGTACCGCGttgttttcctttctttttctctttcttgctcAATTTTGCACTCGTTTCGTCTTTTGCGCCGTCTCTTTCGCGGATCCGTTTCTGCCACTTCATCCCTTTCTTTTCGTCCTCCCCTGCGCCGCGCGAGATGCCCTCATCTCTTCACTTCCATTTGACCATAATTCTCGTCTTACAAATATTGTTAGCATCCCCGTGTCTTCGGAGGAAACTTCGGCCCCGTCGCGCCCCGTAAAATTCCATTATGGAATTAACCCGAATACTCGCATTCGGAGGAGTtcgcgtttttattattatttatcattgtcTTTTATTGCCTGGCCGTAGCTCGCCCCCGTTTCTAACTTTATTGTGAACTGTAATAAGTATCACTTTGCGCTGTAGCTGCGGCGTGTCCACGCTTGGAATCTTTACTGTCATTGTCAATAATaaagtaagaaaaaaaagaaatttgtcaATGCCGcgctaaaatataataatcgttaACATCGTTACAtcagaaatgcaataatattGTTGTAAAATGAGAAAAGCAAGTGACAAACAAACAAGCGCAAGGTTGTATATTTGTAAAGcatttttgcgaaatttttcGCGAGTCCTTCGCAGTGATAAGATCAACCACACCGCCGTgctattaagaaaaatattccgGCAAATTGAGAAAGGTTCCTGATGATTGTGCTGTTGCGGATTAATAGCTTTAGCTCTCAAGTAGAATTGAAAAGATAGAAAGCGGGGAACGAGTGTAAATACGTGCGCAGGGAAGTGAGACACGGCAGAAGCATTCCCCAGTGTTTTACCGTGATGAGATCAATCACTTAAAAACAAACGTTGGTTGCCGGAATTCGCAGCCCTCGTACGCGGGAAGAGTGATGCGGCCGCGCAACATTTTTCGATCGAGCGGAATCTAAGGGGATGAAGGAGGTACGCGGGCGTTCGGGCAGTATATTTCGCCCGTTGGCGCGGATTTTCGTTGCGCGTCGAAACCGCGAGCTCGCTCACCGAGAATTCGACAACGCGATGGATCTAAATCGGCGTGGATTTCGCCGGTGGATCCATGAATAAAAGAAGAGGCTCGCGTGACGCTGTTGATTCGTTGGTTCGATGACAAAACGATTTATTTCAGCTTCTACTTTATCCCTGTCGAATGCTGGGCGGAAAAAGTGATTACATTGCCGTGAACTGTAATGTGCTGCATGACTAGCTCGGCGAACAGTACGGCAAAATTGGAGCAGCCGAAAATCGGAGAAATTCGGGAAGAAATTCGGTACACAATACTCGATGCAGTCTCATGACTGTGTGGAGTCGATTATTTCCCTATTATGACGCTCCTTTTATTGTCAATTGCTTTTCCTCGCGATTGTAATTAATCTCCCAAGTCGACGGCTGTAAATTCTCCCTCGGAGCGATGTTCAATTATCTCTGCGAGATAGAGATCTCAATTGCGCTACGTCTCCTCCACGAAATCCAGTCCGATCGGTGCAGTTTTTCGCTGACGGTCGCGCGAATGCTATGGCGATTTGATTGAACCCTTGACCTCGTCCTTATCTGTCCGAACTGTAACTATCGTAAACTCGTAACTATCGTCGCGAGTAAGTAACAAAAGTGCTCAACGCGGCGTACATCGAACGGTGACGGACGGAACGGCGAATGAAAGTGGAGCACGTCAGCAGTCGTACGGCGGCATAAAAACGTCAATGATCGTCCGGCTGAGAGGAAAATGGAGCCGTGGTCAACAACAATGCCGACGACAATAACAGATACATCCACGCGGCGCGGGCGTAAAACGCGATTCGTCAAACTGTTTACAGCCGTCGCGGTCCCTCGGTGAATAATTGCAGCTTGCCATCCCGGCCGGTGATGGTCGCTTCGTTTTCCTCGCAGGACGATTCCTCAATTTCAGCCATGTAGCGCGGGTTCTTCGATTATACTTGGCAGAAAAACTACGTTGATAAAGCGAGTACGTCCACGGTAATTGACGCAGCAGTGGCGGAACGGCGACGAATGTCGCGCGAATTGGATCACGTTCCGCTGCAGCTCCCGATTCCCGCACCTTGCCCGTTCCGGCAGTGTCGAAGGCTTCCATTTTTTAAACGTGCTCCGCTGCTACCTGGCTGATGCATTTTTGATAGCTGCTTTGTTAAGAAGGCGAAATGTATCTCGCGGGAACCAGGTTCACATTGCGCTCCGCGAAATGAAAGTCATATCCATGACCATCCACCCGCCGGGTGAAACGCTGCCACTaatgagaaaagaaataaggCTGCTACCCAGAGCAACGTTGAttgaattattgattattccTGACTTATTCTGAAATATTCACGGATGTGTTTCCACGTGcgcgtttttaatttttcctgaaaaGCTTCAGAAAAGGATGTAATTATGTGTtttgttgaaatattaatttaatgaacgCCCCtcgaatgtataattatttattctgacCATGTAAACTAACGTGAGAGTTTCAAATAGTTAtgtatactttttttatactattgGTGCATATTAATGACCCACTAATTTTTACggcataattataatgttcgattagtaattattatttgctgcgtatttattcgaatttatttttctttcgcgcgaTACTCCGTTCTCAGATTTCAATCGCCAAAGTACACTTGAGAATTTTTCTCTAAACCTCATCTTGGatttattttcgattttttgcGAAGAGCAACAAGAAGTTCAAAGTTGCGATAGTGCTGCAGGATTTTTAGCGTTACAGGTTGACGAGAAAAATCTCGGTGGTATTCTGGTAAAGTCTTGCACAGTCGCACGAGAATTGCAGTAAGAGCTGCTCGATTCGCCGAAGAAATAAATCGCGGGGAAACGTGACTCCCGTTTCTTGGAGGGATATATGATTCTATTTGCGGGGGTGACCGAGGCGGGCGACGATATGAGAGCGTGACGGAGGCTGGGAGAAGGGGGGTGTTTCGAGCGAAAAATTGAATTCGCGCTGAAACGCACCTGGAAACCGTCGGAATTGCGGCAGCGCCATATCTATTTTGAATATGTGCCACGATGCATCGCTCGAATTTATATACTTGTTTTGCGCTCTTCGCTTCCCcgtttttttccgttttattCTCGTGTCCCGCGAGATGAAGCTCTTAAAACCGTGAGCGAAATCGCAGTTGCCGAGAACATCTCTGTAACAAGTAAAGTTATTATGAAAGTGCGCGAAAgttcacgcgcgcacgcggaaaTCGGATTAATTTGttgctttaatatatttaaccacgctaaaaaaaaaggaaactttCATCCCTTGATCAGTGCTGGCAGCCTCAGTGGCGCTTTAGCGTCCGCGTGATTCGCTCGCTCATTTTTCCAGGTCGCATTTATTTTTGCAGGTTGCGGTGCCGGAAGATCCATACGTCCACCTCGGCGATTTGCCTCGGCGACAGCCACGTTAATTGCGAGGCAAATTGCTACCAGCAAAACTCACCTGATTATTCTCGTTGGAACCCTGCCGTGAGCGGTCAAATCCGAGGCTGGACGAGAATTACGCAGTCAACGGCAGTCCCTTACGGCCCTTTTGTTCGACTGTGTTTGCAGGTCTCCGCGCTCGAAGCCGAGGGCAAACGGCACAGTGTTCGACCGTTCCTTTCAAACACCCTCGAGGGTGAGTGACTCGAATTTCGAAAGCTCCACCGTCAGCTCGCAAATGCGGCTCTGCGTGTCGCGACTAATTCACTTATTCGCATTAAATCCCGCGGTTTCCCCTCAATACTCGCGGCGAGATGAAAGGTGTTCCGTGTACCGCGTATTTCACGAATATTTGCGGAACGCGGGCTTACAGTCCGGCCGGTGTGTTCTCCGTGTTTCCGCTTGGCGGAAATCATGAATTCCCTTTACCTACCTTAATCCCCGGCGTCTTCGTTAACCGATTGATTGACGACCGCTTTGTTGACGCAATCTAGATGTACAACGTACGGTGCTCAATATGCAGGCTCGAGGCATGCATCTCATTTACATCTCGCGGTGAGTTAGGGTAATTGCGAGTTAGCATATTCCTTCTCGACGCGTCAGTGGCAATTAGAATGGGGACcggacgagagagagacaggtaCCCCAATAATGTCAGGCACTGATTTATCGGGCCGTTTCCGGTCGCTTGTCTCTATCTGCCAGGGCGCACTCCCTTCTTTATTAGGGCAACGTGCGAGGAGCGCAGAGCGCGTGTGAGCGGACAGCTTCGTTAGAGGCTCGACCGACCGGAAGAGTCGTTAACTACGGGCAGCGAAGTACACGCGAACGGTTTGCATGACCGCCAATTTCGCACGTGCCCTGCGCTCCGCTTCGATGTACAAGCGGTCTGCTCGGGTGGCCTGCGTGTGGAAGTACCATTTACACCCTAATAAATTTCGAACAATAATTATCGAACGCGCTACCTCGTGTTGCATCGCTGCGTGTTGCGTCACGGGGCTCAATCGAAACGtacgcgcccgcgcgcgaatAATACGCGAAACATCGcattgttttacatttatttctggCATTCCGAATATTTCCATTGATTGCGCTTAtgccttttattattattcggtGAACCATTTGTAACTTGATTGTCGTGAATTTATCCGTGAAACTTTCGCGCCGCGCAATTTTCAGTTAATTCATTCATCGCAGGTAATGTAATATCAGATAAAACTCGTATGTGATATTACAACAAATGTATATACCTATATGTCGAATATATGTCTGAAATCTGAGACTTCGAGAAGAAGGAATTTGCGATTGAAGCGTTTGTATTAAAATGTCTATATCTAATTACAAAGTCTAACGAGGacgcgaataattaattatattcaaataacGAATATCGATGAGCTTCCATTTGAATGGCGCGCTTAAAATTACCCACGATATAATTATGGGTAGGAAaacatttatgaaatttatttaaacgcgTCGGTGAAATTCCGCTTTAATGAGCTGCGAATCTGCAAATTAAGCGCCAACTGTTTCACCCTTGTAGCCGTTTAACATTCTTATCGCAAAGAAAGCTTGCATCTTGCAGTTTGCATATAAAAGAAAGTAagtataatactaataattaataaacacgACAAACCAGCCTCGGAATGTACCCTCGATTGACGTCTCCTTTGAATGAGCGAGTCGCTTTTCAGGCATAAATTAATTCACCGATGGAGGAGCCGCACGACTTCGTAGCCACCGAAAGCGTAGCCGAAGGGCAGACAGAGCACTCGTTTACCCCGTGGTGCCTTCGGCGAACCAAGCCACCCTGTATCGACCCAGCGACGCCCACTCAAAGAGCGACCCCCACCATGAGTGACCCCATCCAACGGCGACCGGTACCATTTCGCCCAAAAATTCCAGAACACGGTACACTGCGTTGCGAGCGGGTCAAGTCGCcaaattactttttacatGCAGCATTCACGAGATTTCCCGTATGTGTCGTATCAATGATATACGTCGCTGATAAATCCGTGCAAATCCGCTGCTGACGAGTTGACTTTTTAGGCCCGCGAAAGTCAGATCTTGGTGGGCCGAGTCGCGATACCGCGATACATCTAACTGATCATCGTCGGGAAAAAAGGTCAGGTGATGTATACGTTTTTGAATTCTGCGTCGTGCGATTCGCGCAACCGCAACAAAAAACGTGCCGGTAAAAACGTAATTTATAAGACAACTTTGAATCGGACGGGGCTGCGTACGAAACAGGAGCGGGACCGGCCGGGTCTTTTTCCCCGGGATAACGTCGTAAATCATCCGGCGAAATTTATCATGTCAGTTGTACATCAGCCCGCCTATAACTccgtgtaaaaaaatacgaggGGCATTAGTGAGAGAGCCGGCTCCATCGAAGCTACCGGTCGTATTCCCAGTTTATCGTGCGGACTATTGCTTCCGGAACGATTTTATTCTCTCCAGACACATTGGGGGTGAATATCTCCCGCCAGGAGAACGGCTGATATGAAATTACACGAGTGCGGGGTGGTTTCCTCGGTAAATATCCCGATGCCTACGTGCACGCTACATCtctcgaaattttattataacatgcaGTATACTCACTGCTGTAATacgcttctttctctttctctctgccatCGTGGTACGTCTCTCTCGTCGACAAGGGAATGCTACGTTCGGTTAAATTATCCTCCCCGGACGATGACAGATCCATTTCGTCAGCTCCATGTGTGCGTGCAGTACACAACGATGTTTCGCTCGTCGCGACATATTTACAACGACATTTACAGTGGCCGAAACAAAACTCCGTGCACGTGTCCAAATTATTTCCAAATAGCGCTGTATCCATCGAGACGATAGAGGAGTCTGGTTACCGCCTCCACTTAGCTCGGTGTTCACCGCGAAAATCCCACCGATTCCTCTTTCCGTGAACGCGAGAGATTCCTCCCCATAATCCGTGAACGGAACGAGCACCACCCCTCGGCGATTCTCCTCGCCACTATCGCTGATCGTCGCGATTAATCAGTGCTTTGTATCGtaagaacgcgcgcgcgttatcccCGCATCGCTTCGCACGCGAAAGAGCATTGCGAACCAAAGGGTGTTTTTTCTACACACTTGAACAGCTGTGTTACTCacgcatacacgtgtatgtggGTGATTTTCCGTCTAGCTTCGTCActcgtatataaataacaattttcacaattgaagtaggaataattttatctgtTTATATAGAGACGttgagtaaaaataaaataaaacgccATTTGTGCGGTACGTATTAATGTAAGAAAGCAAGTTAACATTATCACGAGCTCACGCTCGAAATTATCCAGACGGTCTAAGTATTAAAACGTGTTCTTGCATTATTAActgttttacatttaaaatgcCACAAAGAAACGTGCTATCTTCAAGTTACATAAATGGAATGTATTACATAACACACTTAGGTTTGCAATGAGAAAGAGCACGCAAGCGAGAAGAAGAGGTGATCGATCCGCGCggtaaatatcaaaatttcatGCGGACCGACGTATGTACGTGCGACGCAAAAATCGATCGCAGGAACGATCAGACGCGGCCTGTTTGCGCGAATTCTTACGCGAGGCCGGATACACCACCGAGCATGTTATGTACTTCGTCATGTACTCGTCATCTGGCCCGACAGCAAATCGCTGCTATCGCGTTCGACGTGACGAGCATTTGCTGAAGCACCTATAGCAAGTATTTATTTTCACAGGCTGTTGCAAAACGGTGAATTATGAAGCCGAGAGAACGCGAGGAATCCGCGCGCGGATGCTGATCTAATGATCTAATCCGATGGAAGTTCCTGCAATTCGTTCCTTTGGAGGTGGCAGGTGAGAGTAGTAGATTAAAAAAGGAAGGGAGCAACAGCTTTTACGTACAGTCGATACCTCCCAATCCCTCTGAATAAAGTACACATACTTGGAACTTTTATGCGGCATTGTCTCGTTCGCATAACGCGAATGTTTATGGGGCAGAATATGAAAATAGGATGGATGTTTCtctgaatttatttcttcgttCACGCGCATCGGGAAGTTCCAGGGCGTTCCAGGCGTACGTCGCATCCGGCGAAGGAGGAGCTCGGCATCGCGAAACGCTCCTGCTCTACGGATTTACGTATGCAAATAAAGCGAAATAATATTACCATCGAACTAAGAACGCGGACGGACCGTTGCGGCgaatttaattatcgattCCCCGAGAGAGGGAATACTATTCTAGAGTGCAGCGTCTATTTCGGAAACGCGATGCGACCAAGAGGTAGCAGTTTATTTCTGCGAGTTCGatggaatattattatcgcaaCAATGGCAGTTAGCATCCCTTTATTAGGATCTTTAAAAGTCGAACGATACGCACAAGGTTCTCTCGTATCGCGATGTACTCGCGTTCTATCTTTTCCACGCGCGGAAATGCGCTGTTGCTTAAAATTCAGTTCGCGTTCGATTCCGGTACCGACGCATGCAAATCCCTTAGATCTAATCGAACAATACGTTAATGCGTCCACGGCGAAGATACATCGTGGTACAAAAGAATAATGCCGGTAACTCCGAGTGAGAGACGCGCGATTCTCACCATCACTTAgcaacatttatttatgtaacattCTCGCAAAATTTTTTAGTGGTCCACCGTGCGTCGCAAACGATCCTTTGACATCGTTCGttaatataattgtctaaTTGTTGCAACTTTCATGCGAGGGATTTGGCACCTCTCGCGCGTCACTCTTCGTTTCCGGCGATTCCAAATTAAGGCGTCAAATTAATGTTCCGTTCAGCTGGAGCTCGCGAGTCTCGCGTGTTCTCGCGAAAAATGTCCTCGTGTGATCAGGTACTTGACACGTCTTGACTCTTCTTCACGTCCCATCTTCTTCTCTCGCTTCTTCGCTCGCCGTTCCTCGGATGTGCTCTCTCCTTTAATTTCCAGTAGTGGCAGCGATCGCACTCGCGACTCAATGCACAAGTCTTGTCGCCACGTCTCCCGCGAATTCTGATAAATTTCCCGCGTCACAATGCCACGGACGCATCGCTGCGACTCTCACCGCGGCATTTCTTTTCCATTCGCGTTTTCCCCTATCGCCTGCGTTTCTCTTCccttgtctttctctcttcttctctctttttctgccCTCATTCCCGCATCTGTATGGACTCGATCGACGATGCAGTCTGCGAGAAACTTTTCCAGCTTGTACTTTGCAGCGCGAGACGGTCTCATGAGATTTACAACGACGACTTTTTATGGAATCCCTCGcctttttatgtacttttttcGTTGTTGCGCGAGGCCTCGTTAAATGTCGTAGTGCTCACGATTGTTTCTACGCGATCGTTGAACGaacgaaaaagagagggaaagagagaaattcttAGATATCAGTTATTTAATCGGGTCGGGTCGGGTCGATTTGATCTCGGAAATAGCCAGAGGTACGAATTTAGCAGCGGCAGCAACCGCGTAGACGTGCCCGGCTTTAGCCGTTAGTACGCAAGAATGTTCCGCGGATGCGGCTGTTACGCTAGTCTGCAACTATTCCAGAGTTTGCCCGGGTATACGGAATATACATAGCTGGAATATTCCACAGCATCGACTCATCATAAGAATCGGAAGATTCGCAGCAAGCATCGATGGTGAGAAATCGATGGCGCGACGCAATGTAACGCAATGTTTCGCAAACGCGActattttattgtatcatTTATCATTCGAGCGAATGCCGCTTCAAATTGCCATGAGACATCTCTGCAGACCGTCTACGCAACTCACTATCAAGCCTGCTGTACACGCAAGCGAAATCGCACGACCGATAAATCTTCATTTCGTCTGGATTTTTTTTTACAGAGTTTTTACTCTCGCAACTCAATTGTCCTCCCTGACGATTCACAGTTTTACGGCACGCTGCTCCCGCATCGGATCCGGGTCGTTTTTATTCCGCCGGTCAGCGACCGACCAAACGCTTGACGCCAGAATCGATGACGAAGAATCCGTGTTAAACGCTGGCACGAGCCAGATGTCCGGGGGTTGCGACCGTGGTAGTAGGGGGTGTGGtggtcgtcgttgtcgttggtCTTGGTATCGGCGAACGCTTCATAGGCAGACTTCGACCACCCTGCTTGTTCTTGACCCATGGCCACTGCAAGGTACGTATCAGGGTGTTCCGGAAGTCCTCGGAGAAGAggcaataaatgtaaaacgtgatCGAGTAATTGATCACTTCCAGCAGATTGGCCAATGCGCGGAACACCTGCAATCGTACGCGGCCGAATTAATGGACGGATTCATAATTGATGAAGTTGAGAATTGGGTATGAGGTGCTGGGCTAGAATAATTGAATTGGGAATTCCGGGCGTCAGACAGACGACGACGTAAATCCTGATTAAGAATTCTTTCCAGGTGATAAAATAACGTGGATAAAAACAAGTTGGAAGAGTTAACAGCAACACGGAGTATTACCGCTTTAAAGTGAATTTTAATTTGGAATTCAATTTTAGCATCAATTCTATgaaatttctaaataaaatcttaGAGATAGAGTTGGATATTAGTGCGTTTGAAAATATAGGAAATaacgtataattaaaattttaatataaatttcgttACCTGATAAGGGTAATTGTTGAGATTGCTCTCGCTGAGAGTAACGTTTAATATAACCATAGGACTAACGCAGATTAGGAACAGGATGCTGGTGCTACTCAGCAACAGGATGAGCCTTCGTTCTTCGGCGAAAGTTCTGGGATCCTCGTCGTTGCTGACGGTCCTCGATAAGGTCATTCTCCGACGTCGCTCACAAGATCTCCTATACACGATCATTATTCTCAGGTTGAACCCGGCGAGGAGGATCGTCGGTGCCACTTTGAAAACCATCTCCAGTACCACCTTGTATACCTGAAATACGTTTTCGTGTTACCTACATGAGACGAGTTATCAGATTATAACGCTTAAAGCTAAAGACGGTAATTACCGTTTCAAGattgtaaaaagaatttaatctaATGTTTCGAGTGCTACAGAAATGCTGGCCTTAATTTAAAATGTCAGCGTTCTTTTATGACGGATTTTAATCAATTCAgagttaatgaaatattttgcgTAATTAGCATTGATAATACACCGCTAGGTGCAATTAATGCGGAATTGATCGCGTGAATTGATAATGTCATATTGTCAGTTCTGAAACGTGTTctctcaaaataatttttatgaagagagagagggggggaggggggagcGAGGGAAGGAGGACAGCGTCCATGCAAACAAAGAGCACAAATTACCTGATAGTACCACGAGTTGAGAAACGACTGATTTTCCCTCTTCTGGTAGATTAGGGGTCCGCCGGGCGCTAGCAAGCAGGTCGTAATTTCACCTCGAAATACGCTCGGCAGATAAACGAGAAATGTAACCAGTGGGATGAGCACCACTGTTAGGTGAGGCGGTCCGCAGAGTGGTCGCGTGTGTTGTCCGGGATGACAGACGCTTACGTAACGCTCCACTGTCAATGCCAGAAGCATCATTACTCCAACCCCTATGCATACAATTAACCCctatatctctctctcgaatACGGTGCTGTGCGGAGTCGCCCTTAAAAGCCCTCTCCATCGCGCAGATACACGTGCGCACGCAAACTGCGAGCCGAGAAATTTCCGCGACTCGTTTCGGTATCATTTCGCGCGAAACGATTGTAATTCGCGCCCCATTTCCCTCTCTGCACGTGACTTTTCCGACTACATCAGAATCAACTTCTGATCGTTATCATCACTGTAACTTGCAAGACCCGCTGCGATACGGGAAGCCGAAAGTTCCTTGCCGCGAACAAAGTTCCGACGAGCGAACTTCCATGTATTTCTTCTGTGCGCAATGCGGCGAATGGATAACGCTGATAGATTCATCTCCCTGCGGCAGGAATTGTATCTGCTGTTTTCGCGGAAATGATGTTAACGGGTTTTCAACGAAACGcgagagggaagaaaaagagcTGGAATTTTCggacaaataaaatttccagCAGCGCGGAACGGGTGGAATCGCGGCGCCTGTCTCGCGTAATTTTCGACGAGCGAGCGGTAATTATAACAACGAAGCGTTTTGCCATTTACCGAGACAGCCGTTCCCGAGGAAGAGCTCGAGGTGAGCGTGGTAGAAGGCCTGCGGCCAGCTGCTCCATCCTCCGGTCTCCTTGTGGATGAGAACTCTCAGCGCGAAGGGGATGCAGAACAGGATCGCAAGGAGTGCCGCCGCGGAATAACCTGCAAAAAGACGAGCGGTGCCTAAGCGGGGGTTAAGAAGGATCGCCAAACGGGGTAGAAACGAGGGCGCGGGCCAAGAGGGTCGGCCGAGAGTTAACTTGACTTCATAAACCCGGATCAACGGGCGAACCTGGCACAGGATTCATTTAATCATTCTCACTTCTTCTGaatattttggaaaatgtttcattttgCCTTGGCGGATTCCACGCGtgaaataataagataataaaagtaGAATTAAATCGTCCTGCGAAATCTCCGAGTATTCTTGAGCGTTCCGCTTTTTATTCGTTGCTCGCGCCGATGTAAAGCCGCCGCGTAAAATGGTACCACTTCTTTTACGATCCTTAAAACAGCCCGGCCATTCCgcttaattgttaattaaccGCTAACACCGCTAACATGCAGTATTTGTTTTGTTCCACGTCTCAATTTTGTCGATCGACACTTCGCGCGACGCCAGACAATCGAGAAACTGGATACGCCCTTTTTGCCAATTTCCATTTCGGTTTGCTGTTTTCGCATGGTTCCGTTGCACCGCTCGCGTCTCGTGTTACGGGCTTTTACCGTCCATTGACACCAATTAACGCCCGTATTTACCGTTCCGTACGGTGAAATTGCCTGAGCGCAATTAGATGTCGGACTCCTGATCCTGCATCGTAGTACCATCGCAAATTGCTCGCTACGGAGAATTGCTTACGTGCTCCGAATGCGAATGCAGCAAGGAACTGACAGCAGCTCTTTCTACCATAATcagaaaaattttttgtttaaaggAGAACGATCTTCTTCTGCTTTATTCAGACTTAACAGTATAtcgtagaaaattatttagacaaaactgtacaaaattatgcattatttgattgttacgtaataaaattattaaaagattataaaatagtATGTATAGGCGTACAGCTATTATTCATACTGAGGATATGAGCCAGTAGGCTGTTTGCGGTTTATCTTCAACCAATGTATGATGAACTAACCAGGACAGTCTTCTTATCAACAACCGCTTCATCATACCGACCTTACGTTATAAGCTTTCAGCTGCCGATAAGCTCGGAGGAGCTTGCTGGTAACTACCTTTTCCTTGGTCG
Coding sequences within:
- the LOC105275828 gene encoding probable G-protein coupled receptor B0563.6: MVDVHNASGIQNICLLPEDLDMLEDPRTPTLRRVSYGIVLPTICCFGIIGNILNLIVLTRRNMRGTAYIYMRGYSAAALLAILFCIPFALRVLIHKETGGWSSWPQAFYHAHLELFLGNGCLGVGVMMLLALTVERYVSVCHPGQHTRPLCGPPHLTVVLIPLVTFLVYLPSVFRGEITTCLLAPGGPLIYQKRENQSFLNSWYYQVYKVVLEMVFKVAPTILLAGFNLRIMIVYRRSCERRRRMTLSRTVSNDEDPRTFAEERRLILLLSSTSILFLICVSPMVILNVTLSESNLNNYPYQVFRALANLLEVINYSITFYIYCLFSEDFRNTLIRTLQWPWVKNKQGGRSLPMKRSPIPRPTTTTTTTPPTTTVATPGHLARASV